Part of the Bos indicus isolate NIAB-ARS_2022 breed Sahiwal x Tharparkar chromosome 6, NIAB-ARS_B.indTharparkar_mat_pri_1.0, whole genome shotgun sequence genome is shown below.
cgggagttggtgatggacagggaggcctggcgtgctgcgattcatgggatcacaaagagtaggacacgactgagctactgaactgaactgaactgaacaagagactgataatttttttttttaatttggccacaCCATAccgcatgcgggatcttagtacccctatcaggaactgaacctgtgtcccctgcattgggaacacatagtcttaaccactagactgccagggaagtcccctggtcatttttaaagcattaacCCCTGCTGTTGAGAATACTGTCCGCTCTGACATCCCCCATCCCACAGGTGGGACTGTGGCCCCTCCTTCACTAGAAAGTCCTCAGGAGCTCCTGAGGTCTTTAGTGCCTATGAGAAACCTGCTGGACCAGAGCTGACCTTCAGCCGTCCAGTCATTCGAGCTGCCACCGCCCAGGGCTGAGTAGGTACAGGgaagctgttgttgctgttgctcagtcactaagtcgtgtctgacgctttgtgaccccacggactgtagcctgctaggctcctctatccatggggtttttccaggcaagaatactggaatgggttgctatgtcctcctccagaggttcttcctgacccagggattgaactcccatctcctgagtctcctacattggcaggcagattctttaccaccgagccacttaAGAGGCCCCTGCTACAAGCATTTAATAAGACCAGGGTTATGAAGTCAAATGGCTTGGCACATAGGTGCTACGTAAGCGCTTGTTCCAAACATAAAAGTTGCAACTATCTCCCAATTCCATCTAAATAAAAGGCAACCTCAGACCAGAAGTACATCGCAAGCCTACAAACATCCCATATGAACACAGCCATCCAGGCAGCTCACCACTCACTCTGCTGGACAAGGTGGTCCCTGCTCCCTCATCATCGTCCCCAGGCGCagcacagcccccagccccagtggGTGCTCAGCGAACATGTGCTCAACACCCCCTTAAATAGAGGGGTCTGAGGGAACTGAGATCCAGGTGAACACAAGCAAGCAGAAAGCGCATCCTCTCCTGACCTTCCAAAGCCACTCATATTCACAAAGGGCCTTGGGGGCCGAATATGATCTGGGGGACAAAGGACGCTTTTCTGAGGTTTGGCACTAATTCAGACACGTGGGCCCAGAGGTCTCACCCAGGTCAGCAGCTCACTCCATGCAGCTGTGCTTGTTAACAGAGAGAGCCAGTGTTCCAGGCGATGGGCTCACACAGCATTTCTGTGGGTCAGACATGGGCTGGGAGCCTGTCCCACTCTACGACGGCTTACCCTCCCAAAGGTCATCACGGACCCCCATTGTACAGACTGAGAGGCTGAGGCCTAGAGGAATTGAACCACTCCTGGTGGAGGCGGAGGCACCATTAACCCCTCCAGCCTGCGAGGTTCACACAGAGTTGCGAGATGCCCTTGGAGGTCAGGACCTCATGGAGCAGCGAGTTGATTGATAAGCCAGGAGAACACGGGCCTGTCCTTTCACCCGCAAGAGGGAGGCACGAGGGCTGTGAGCTGCTGAGTCAGTGACGTGACTTCGATACTCACTCGACCAGGAACTCCAAGGGCGTCCAGGAGCTGAAGTCGGCTTCGGGCATTGACTTCCTGTTCACCGGGGTGTCCAGGGTGACCCTGCAGAGCAGAGACAAGCCTGTCACGTGTGTGTCCCCACTCCCGGGAGACGATGGCACCAAGGGTGACCACGCCGACGTGGACAGACCACTCGAAGCTCACCAGGGAGGCTGGGAAGCTGCCCCCGGTCAGAGaccacagcccagcccagccctgagcCAGCAAGGCACTTTGGGTAAGAGCCACGTTTTGCCTTTTTCTAAAACAGTCTTTACTGCAGTAAACTCTTTTTCTGCCTGTGTCTCCATTCCCTCCCTAAAATGCAGCAGACTCATTTCTCaggatttttttaagtgtaataataatatttctttaaatatgggGGGAAGACAGCCTCATCCTTCATTGTGTACTGTTTTCCAGGGAATCTTATGACTTTCAATAACAGAATACAGAATTCTGAAATGAATGACTTTCCCAGAACTTTCAGGCCTGGGAAATCACTCAGAATCATAGCCCTGGGACCAGGTCACAGAATCTCAGAATGAAAGGTGAGAGGACCGTCCAGAGCCCCAGCCCACcgacatcatctttcaggactaaAGCCGAGAGACAAGGTCTTTGGTCTGGAAATCCTTCCAGAAACATCTCCCAGAGTTCCCCAaattctccccaaattctctTCCCACACCCACAGACCAAACAGGAGTCTTTCTTCCATGCTGACCTTAACATGACTTGAAAGACAGAGCTacagatattaaaattaaatgtgtccACTATTTCTTAATCAAGAGGGACACAAGGACAGAAAATGAGGAAGACGCAGGCCAGGAAGACCCATCCCATCAGCTAAGCAACCATCCGGGAAAGCCCAGATAATCCAAAAGCCAAACAAGTGTCGTCAGGGCCTTTGACGACTCTCAGGGGCTGAGGTGACAGCACGCGCTCATCCCTGGTGTGGAGTGACTCCAGGACCCACGTTAACCCTGGGTGGGGGTCAGATGTGGAGGGACCCCCAGCCACTTACGGGAGCAGGGCGACGGCTGCAGCCCCGGGCGGCAGGCCACTGCTCTTCCCGGCCAGGCTCTGGCAGAGCTGGTGAACCGCGGCCTTGGCCATGCCGTAGCCGATCATCCCTGGGAAACGGGGAGAAAACATTTCAGGGACCACTGGCCACCACTGGCACATCCAAAGGGCAGCACGCCAGGGTCCCAAGGAGGCTGGGAAGAGAGAACTAGGGACATCTTTGGAAACTGGGAAGGACATAACCTACTATTCACCTGGCATTTAATGGTTATCAGAGAAGCCACGAGGCTAATCCTAGTTCTATTGCTAAGGAAACGGAGGCTTGGACAGGCCCAGGCTCACACACAGACTCGTACCGAGGCCAGCGGAGAGATGAAAAGCCAGGCAAGGGTTCTGAACCCTTGAATCCATAACAGCTTGTGAGCAGCCAGCATTCACCGCTGGGTGCCCTGTGGGTTGGCACAGTGGTTTGAAGTACAGGCTTCAGGGTCAGGCTGCGCAGGTCCAAAGCCCAGCCcttcccattcaccactgcagaAATCCTGGACAGCTTCTCAAGACCTTGCTAaccctcagttttcccatctgcaaaaaTGGGGATAAAGTACTCAATTCTAGGCCCAGGACAGGGGAGCACCTCCATACATGTTGCCCATCATATTAACACAAGTGCTGTGCCCTGGGGTCCGGCTCCCATTATAGGACACCATTTGAATCATATGAGACtgcttacacgtggaatctaaaacagtacggggttggccaaaaagggccctcaggtttttctgtaaaacgttatggaaaaacccgaacgaactctttggccaacccaatacaaataAACGTATTGACAacacagaaatagacacagatgcagaaaacaaacttatggttatcaagggaggggggtgggaaatagacacagatgcagaaaacaaacttatggttctcaagggagggaggcggggtggggtacattgggagactgggactgacacgTACACGCCGCTCTATATGAAACAGAAGGGACAGGAGGAgccactgtacagcacagagcaCCGGACTCATGACTGTAATGGCCTACATGGGGACAGAATCGAAAAAGGAGTGGCTATAtgtgtatatgcgtgtgtgtgtgtatatatataactgattcactgtgctgtacagcagaaactaacacactgaaaatcaactagactccaaaaaaagtaattaaaaaataaaccacactATTTGAGCAATCGCAACATATGCGTATACTTGCTTCCCATGGACCTTCCTTTCCCCCACCAGTCAGTGAACGCTTGCTGATAGAAGCGAggcatgtctttctttttttaactgaagtatagttgatccataatgtgttaatttctgctgtgcagcaaagtgattcagttacacacacacacacagacatatacatacacatacacacacacacatacacacacatacacacatacacacacacatacacacacaaacatacacacacacatacacacacatatatacacacacatacacacacatacacacacacatatatacacacacatacacacacatacatatacacacatatatacacatacacacacatacacacatatacacacacatacacacacacatatacacacacatacacacacacacatacacacacacatatacacacacatacacacacatacatatatacacacacatacacatacacacacatatacacacacttacatatacacacacatacacacacacatacacacacacatatatacacacacacatacacacacacacatacacacacatacacacacacatacatacacacacatacacacacacatacacacacacacacatacatggtggtggtttactcactaagtcatggccaactccagtggccccatgggctgtagcccaccaggctcctctgtccatgggatttcccaggcaagaatagtagagtgggttgccattctcttatccatggatcttcccaacccaagccTTGTACCCATGgtgcctgcactgcaggtagattctttaccaactgagccaccagggaagccccatatatatacacacacacacacacacacatatgcattcttttttaatatcctCTTCCATTagggtttattacaggatattgactaGTTCCCTGTGTGATACAGAAGGATCCTGTTGCTTACTCAGTCTATACGTAACAGCTTATCAGGACAGGGCTCCATCTGTCCCACAGACACACGAGGTCTCTCTCGTCTCAGAAGCACCCCACAGCACCCAGCTGTAGATGCACTAAACGCAGCCATCACAGCAACAAAGAACATTGTTGGCTCATTGCTGCCAACGTCCCTCCGCCTTCAGAAAACCACTACTTCCAAAGGTCGGCCGCTCCCTAAAAACCCAGCAGGTCGGCTGTTTCAAGTACAACAGCTCAAGAGGCATCAGAGTCTGGTGGGAGGTGGGACTCACAGCCCAGAGGAGCAGCCAATCACTGAACCGCTTCCACAGTGACTCAAATTGCAAAAGAGGGTCAAGGtctcaaaattttatttagaagcaCAAGAAGATTATTTCACCATGCCTGGTTTTCTTGGCTTAATTAGGGGCAGAAGGCCGACCATGGCATGAAGATCTAACAAACTCTGTAGCAATTAAAATAAACCAGTGGAAGGGTTGGGATGAGTTGGGAGGCTGGGATTGACATtgcatatacactgctgctgctgctgctgctgctgctgctaagtcgcttcagtcgtgtccgactctgtgcgaccccatagatggcagcccaccaggctcccccgtccctgggattctccaggcaagaacactggagtgtgttgccatttccttctccaacgcatgaaagtgaaaagtgaaagtgaagtccgtcagtcgtgtccgactgtgtgaccccatggactgcagcctgccaggcttctccgcccatgggattttccaggcaagagtactggagtggggtgccattgccttctctgtgtatacactactatgtataaaatagacaactaatagaGAACCCACCGTATAGCTCAGGGctccgtggtgacctaaatgggaagaagatCCAAAAGAGGGGGATGTATgtgtacctatagctgattcactttgctgtgcagtggcaaccaacacaacattttaaagcaactatactccaataaaaactataacaaataaatgagtgaaaaatCACCACTCCAACAGCTTTAAACAAACCAGCGCATGAATTTCATCTGACTCTCTCTTCTCCCAGGACTCTCTCTTCATCCCATTCAAACAGCATGAAAGCAAGGAATCGGATGAGGGGACAACAAGCCAGGAGCAACGAGTAGCCCCAAAGGTTTAAGTCCACAGAATTTTGTACACTGCTGGTGAGGATCATGTGCAAAACATGGGGAAAGAACGCACTTCATCAAGAAGATAAATAAGGATAAAGTCATCAGTGTAGTCCCTAAAGACTGGTTTCTAAACACAGCACAGATCCTTAAATGGTACAGGAGAGAGATCACCATCTCTTGGATACCGTTTATCCTCCAGTGGACTGTCCCCAAATAAACAACCTTGGAAAgaggagctgggggcggggggtggttcTCAGCGTGTTTCCACATGAAAACCTTTTCATTTTTGAATACCTCTTCTTGGGTTTTCAAGGACTATTAAGCCTGTTCATCGCCTGCTTTCATAGACTTCCCCAGATTTTTCTGGAGTCTGAATAGAAGTGAAAAGATTTCATGACTCAAATAAATTTAAGAACGTCTAACTAAAGAGCTAAAAGAGGAACAAACTTATCAACATCTGAAGAAGTAACTGAgcaaaaagaaagctggagtaaatAATAACAGTTCACATTTACCGCTGACTCTCTGCAATACCTGTCTTAAACCATTTACATCCATTAAGATGTGTGCAAGTCCCAACCACCATATAAAGGAGGTATTACTGTTTCTTCTCATTATAcaaatgacaaaactgaggctcagagaggttaagtaattagCCAAATATCACACAGCGACCAAACGGCAAAACCACAATACGAAACCAACCTGTATAGTTCCAGATCCTATAGTCTTAACCAGTAtcagaaactataagcaaagaaTGATACTAATAAACCAAAAGCAAGGCTAGAAAGCTGTTTTGTCCTTCAGAAAAATTAGTGTTTCAGTCCTAGGGTTTTCTCTTTTCAATGTCAAGCTATTACTCATTTCTGTATTTACTCTCTCGAGTCTCTGATTTTAACAAAAATCAGATCTCAGCCAGACTACCAATGAACATTTACACAGTGTTAATTATTGCAAGAGCCATGGATTTATAAGATCACTTTCTCTGTGAAACCTAATAAAATGAGTGGcaaaaaaatgattaatttgtAAAAGcctcacagttcagttcactaCACAAAAACTCAAAAAGATGCTCAAGGTTTCACCACTTACTAAAGAGGTCCAAAAACACTCCCCTCTTTTTTTATAAGAGTTTAATTTAGGTAGTGGAGACAGTTCCTGGCTCCCTGAACTATGTTCCCCACTCCCTGCTTAAACCCCTTTATCCCAATCCAAAGGGAGAGTAAACTGTCCCCAACCCCTCACTAAATTCAGatggtgaagtcttaaccatccCCTGCCCGCACTTCAgtacaagtgttagtcactcagtattcggagaaggcaatggcaccccactccagaactcctgccggagaaatcccatggacggaggagcctggtaggctgcagtccatggggtcgctcagagttggacaggactgagtgacttcactttcacttttcactttcatgcattggagaaggaaatggcaacccactccatgttcttgcctggaggatcccagggacgggggagcctggtgggctgccatctatggggtcacacagagtcggacacgactaaagtgacttcgCAACTCAGTATtatctgaattctccaggcaagaactggagtgggttgccgttcccttcgccagggaatcttcccgatccagagactgaacctgggtctcctgcattgcaggtggattctttaccatctgagctaccagggaaaagcCCATATTAATGAGGTGAGAGTCACTGCAACACCACCCATTCCCTGGGTGGGTCCCAGACATACACACACGAGACAAGCCGGTGCCAGAGGACAGTGGTCCTTGGCCAGCATGACCGTGAGGACAATGCCTGTGAAAAGATGAGGGGCGCTGCCCCTAAAAAAATGTGGGCCTAACAGGGAGCAAAAGCCACCCAACTGCAAACAGCCCTGGAGAGTAAAGGGCTCTAATACTCCCCCTCCCACACTCAGCACCCCAGCGAGTGAGAAAGTGTGAGCgttcccatttcacagacggGGTAACGGAGGCTCACCGGGCGTCCCGTCCAGGGCGGCCCTGGCCCCTGCCAAGGTCAGGAGGCCTCCTTCCTTGAGGTGCTTGGTGGCCAGGTGGCTGGAGATGGTGGATGTCCACACGCTCTGCTTCCACATCAGGTCACAGTTTTTAAAGAGCGCTGAGCAAAGAGACACACGAGGTCAGCATTCACAAGGAAGAAACTGAAGGGTGAGCTTGACCCCCAGCACCCAACACTCCAGGAAACCCCCATGGCCACTCTGGGTCTGCAGGGagatctaacacacacacacacacagcccagggCTTGTgctcagagatgcaggttcaaatcCAGGCCACGTGATCACCCAAGCCTCAACCTCCTCACCTACAAACtggttagtgttagtcactcagtcatgtctgactctttggaccccatgaacagtagcccaccaggctcctctgtccatgggattctccaggcaagaatactggagtggggtgccatttccttctccaggggatcttcccaacacagggattgaacccaggtctcctgcgttgcaggcagattctttaccatctgagccaccagggaagccaaactggTAAACATCAACCAATAAATGAGGACTGCTAACAGATAGGTGGGACTGGCTTTAATTCAAACACTGCCCTACTTTATAAATGGCATTAGGGGACTCCcccggtggtccagcggttagaaCTCCATGCTCTCACGGCCAAggtctgggttcgatcactggtcggggaactaagatcccacaagccacgtggtaaggccaaaaaaataatttttaaaattacaaaaatacataaagGACATCAGATTTTTAAGTAGAACCTATATGTCTAAGTCAAGTTTTATCTGTGATAAAAAGATCTCAGGGACTATGACGACATAAAGAGGGCTTCCATGGAGTGACAGTGTTCTATGGTTGAAAGTTTAATGCCAACTTTGAAGACTCTTTAAAAGAAAGCTGAAATAACAACCATCTCGCATTTGTTTTAACCCTCTGGCCTCGCCAGAGACGTGAGGAGGAACAACTGGTAAGGGAGGTCACATTACCAGCTGAATGACCATCCCTTTCCCCCCTCACAGGATACACAGAACCCAGTGCACCCGTGACCCAGAGACAGAGCCCTCCTGATACAGAAGGAGGGTCTGCAGTGGGTGATGACCAAGGCACTGCATTTCCCCGTTAAGAAGAACTAGGGGAGAAAAGGGTGGACCCACAATTATAACTTCCTGTTCCCAAAATACGCAAAAGGCCAACAGGTGTTCTGCCAAGCCGATCACGGACAAACTGACAATTTCACATTTAGGTGTGGTTcgcagggaaggagaaggaaatggcaacccacgccagtattcttgcctggagaatcccacggacacaggaggctggcgggctacagtccacggggtcgccaagagtcggacgtgactgagcacacacacgtgcatgcacacacagaaaatCAATTCCTTTTTAAATCACTCCGGCTGATAAATGTAGAAGCAATGATAGAACTGGAAAACTCCCATTTTCCAAGCCCCAGTGGAGGGACTGATTATCAGTGGATGTTTACAGCCACTAGTTCTGGGGAATTTGGGTTTCTCAAGGTGTTTGGGAACAGGATACTCATACATGATGCCAAAGCACAATTGCAAATAGAAAAATGGACCTTATGATGGAGATCTATTGCCTTAAGCCTGACCCAGCATCAAAGTCGGCATCACTCTGGATGGACGGCGGAGCAGGCCGTGGGATACGATGAGGACTCACAGGGGTGCAGAGTGAAGCCCACATCACTCAGGAAGCATCCTCACCTCCAGAGTATTTAACCTGAATCTGAGCAACTCTCCAGACCTACCTTCCAGCTCACAGGAAacaccagggacagaggaacaagGTAAATGATACCGTAAAGAAACGGTCTGACACATTCAGGGTGGGGGCATTCTACGTGGAAACTGCTTTGGACCTGCCAAGCCTAtcacgggaaaaaaaaaaaattctagattgAGAGACACAAACAGTAACACAATGCCGTACATAAACCCTGATTAGAATAAATCTAGGGGAAACAGCTATGGAATAGACTGAGGTAGGTGGAACATGGGCTGGTACTATTAATCTCACAGAATTACTGGTAACTGCCTTAGGTATGAGAATGGTATTACACTAACGCGAGAGAATGGCCTAATCCTTGGAGACACATACTGAAATACAGTCAAGTGTCAAAGCACTTTCAAATGATTAACGACAGCagcaaaaatacacacacagaggacaCGTGTGCGAGAAAGCACGAGAATGTGAGTATGGCAAACATTAACAAGGACTGAACCTCGACAGGGGCATAAAGGTGTGCACTGAATGgttctttcatcttttctgtatatttgaaaatgttcacgagaaaaaaatagcaaataaactCACAGCTTCAACAAAAGCTCAGTTGTGAACTTCTGAATGATCTCTCCATTCCATTCACTTTCCCAGATCCCAGTAACGAGCCCTGAAAGACTGCGGTGGGGACCATGCTGACTTCGTCCTGTCTCCTTTTTAATCTCAAGGCCCCTCTGCCCTAACTCCTCTGAGCGTCCtcgcgtgctaagtcacttcagtcgtgtctgactccttgccccCTGTGGACtgcacccgccaggctcctctgtccatgggattctccaggcaggagcactggagtgggttgccattcccttctccaggggatctttgtgacccagggatggaaccccagcctcctgcagctcctgcactgcaggtggattctttactgctgagcctccagggaagccccctgacccCTTTTATGGGAGGTTTTTTGCTTCCTCTGTAGAACAGGGTGTTGATCCCCACCTTACAGCAACTAGAAAGATTCTGGGCGGCAGACAGGAAAACGTCCGGCCTGGCACATAGGACAGGCCCGACCCGTGCACCTGGACAAAGAGCAGAGCAGGTGAAAGATTAACTCAGAAAAGGACTCACACTTGGACTTGGCATTGCCCCCGGCCCATCCTCCAGCCACACAAAGGATCGCGTCCACCTTCTCTGTGCCCAGGAGCTTCCCCACCTCAGCTGTCACCTGAAACAGAGGACCAGAGAAGACGCACAGGTGGTAGGTAAACCTCGACAGGCTGACGCCTGCCGTTGCTATAGTCACCTCCACTGACCTTTCACTTCTTTGTAAGTCAGCTCACAGTACCTGGCAATTAACACTTTGAAAATCAGGTGCAGGACCAATTTACAATGAACATTTTGGACAGTAAAGCCTGACTGCATTTCAGTGTGATTTTTATAAAGCAACCTAGAGTCTTCTGAATATTCTAAAGGGTGGAGACGTACACATTCCTGggataaaacaataaataaagtaggaaaagtttaaaaaaaaaatcacacacaaattCATGAACCattccacattttttaaaaaatcacctagGATTTCACTGCCTATAGCTAGATTTCTGGTATATTTCTTTCCAGAATTTCTTTGCCAATCACAGAATCATAATCTGAGATAATCAATTCTACTCTCCCTCCAATACAAACATCCCATTAACTgtaactccaaaaaaaaaaaccaaagccaaaaagaaattttttcctttaaaaaaaaaagcaataaaaaataattcacgGCAAAATGTTGGTAAGCAATGAATACATGGGGGTTCATTTTAATTCTCTACTTCTGTTTGATTAAAATGTTTAAggtgttaaaaacaaacacatgtcTTTTGTTAtagtttattaaaacaaaaccctGAGTAGACACACAACCCTGGCCATCATGCATGAatcttttccatattttcctgGAATGGCTCAAAGGATCATACCCTGTCAACAACTTTGTTAAGATCAAGCTTCTAAAGAAGCAGCTTAACACAGGACAGTGGAATTCTCGCAGCAGTAACATTTCAGTCTCTGACGGCTTTCCCTAACAATTTCTGAGCCTCAGATCACTCTTTCAGGGGAACTGCCTGGCGGTCtgatggttaggactccacgcttccactgcaggggcatgagttccatccctggtttgcgAACTAGGATCCCGCAAGCCACGGGGCATGGCCAGAAATAAATTATTCTTTCATAGAGACCGATTTGGCAATGAAAACCAATCTTTCCTCTCCTCTACATTCTATACCAAAATCTTTCAATTTAAGTAGATTCCTGACCATCCCTTGGCAAGTACCTGACATAACCCTGGTCTAGCTTTTGAGGTCTTCCTCCTGTTACCCCGGTTCCCTGGCTGCCTCCCCTTCATTTCTAAG
Proteins encoded:
- the QDPR gene encoding dihydropteridine reductase isoform X1, with translation MAAAAGEARRVLVYGGRGALGSRCVQAFRARNWWVASIDVQENEEASANVVVKMTDSFTEQADQVTAEVGKLLGTEKVDAILCVAGGWAGGNAKSKSLFKNCDLMWKQSVWTSTISSHLATKHLKEGGLLTLAGARAALDGTPGMIGYGMAKAAVHQLCQSLAGKSSGLPPGAAAVALLPVTLDTPVNRKSMPEADFSSWTPLEFLVETFHDWITEKNRPSSGSLIQVVTTEGKTELTTASL